A region of the Methylobacterium nodulans ORS 2060 genome:
CCTCCGGCGGAGGTCGCACCCGGCCCGGCCTTTCGCCCTAGCCGGTCAGCCCGCCGACGAGGCTCGGGATGTCGAGGGGCCGGAAGCCGTAATGGTCGAGCCAGCGCATATCCGCCTCGAAGAAGGGGCGCAGGTCCGGCATGCCGTATTTGAGCATGGCGATGCGGTCGATGCCCAGGCCCCAGGCGAAGCCCTGCACCTGGTCCGGGTCGAGGCCGCAATGGCGCAGCACGTTCGGGTGCACCATGCCGCAGCCGAGGATCTCCAGCCAGTCGTTGCCCTCGCCGAAGCGGATCTCACCGCCCTGGCGCGAGCACTGGATGTCCACCTCGGCCGAGGGCTCGGTGAAGGGGAAGAAGGAGGGCCGGAAGCGCATCTTCACGCTCTCGACCTCGAAGAACGCCTTGCAGAACTCCTCCAGGATCCATTTGAGATGCGCGAGGTTCGCCGAGCGGTCGATCACCAGCCCCTCGACCTGATGGAACATCGGCGTGTGGGTCTGGTCGGAATCGTGCCGGTAGGTGCGGCCGGGGCAGATCACGCGGATAGGCGGCTCCTGCGCGCGCATGGTGCGCACCTGGACCGGCGAGGTGTGGGTGCGCAGGAGCTTGCGCGTCCCGTCGCGGCCCGGCGGGAGGAAGAAGGTGTCGTGCATCTCCCGGGCCGGATGGCCCTCGGGGAAGTTCAGCGCCGTGAAGTTGAGCTCGTCCGTCTCGATGTCCGGCCCCTCGGCGATGGAAAAGCCCATGTCGCCGAAGATCGCCGTGATCTCGTCGATCACCTGGGTGATCGGATGGACGCGCCCGCGCGTCTCGGGCCCCTCGCGCACCGGCAGCGTGACGTCGATGCGCTCCGCGGCGAGCCGGGCTTCGAGGGCGGCCTCGGCCAGCGTCTCGCGGCGAGCGAGGATCGCGCCGTGCACCCGGTCGCGCAGGCCATTGATGAGCGGCCCGCGCTCCTTGCGCTCCTCGGGCGACATCGCGCCGAGCGTCTTCAGGAGTTCGGAGACGGCGCCCTTCTTGCCGAGCGCGGCCACCCGCACGCCTTCGAGCGCGGCCTCGTCGGGGGCGCCCTGAACCTGCGCGAGGAGGTCGGATTCGAGGCTCTGGAGATCGGTCATCGTGTCCCTGCCGGATCGCGCGGGATGCCCTGCCCCGCGAGGCTCGGGCGGTCAAGCCAAACGAGAACGGCCCGCGCGAGGGCGGGCCGTCGAAGCGTCGGAAACCCCTCCCGAACGGGAGCGGGTCCCCGGGTCACGCCGCCTTGGCGGTCTCGGCGGGCAGCGCCGCCTTGGCCTTCTCGACGACGGCGCTAAAGGCCGCCGGCTCGTGGATGGCGAGTTCGGAGAGCGCCTTGCGGTCCACCACGATGCCCGCCTTGGCAAGCCCGTCGATGAAGCGCGAATAGGTCAGGCCATGCTCGCGCACCGCGGCGTTGAGGCGCTGGATCCACAGGGCGCGGAAGCTGCGCTTGCGGTTCTTGCGGTCGCGATAGGCGTATTGGAGGCCCTTCTCCACCGCCTGCTTGGCGATGCGGATCGTATTCTTGCGCCGGCCGTAATAGCCCTTGGCGGCCTTCAGCACCTTCTTGTGCTTGGCGTGACTCGTCACGCCGCGCTTGACGCGAGCCATGATGATCTCCTCGGAATGTCAGAAACAGATTGATCGCGGGTCGTTGAAGACTTCAGCCGTTCGGCAGGAAGAACTTCTTGACGTTGGCGGCATCGCCCTCGAACAGGGTGGTCGTGCCGCGCAGGTTGCGGATCTGCTTCGTCGTCCGCTTGATCATCCCGTGGCGCTTGCCGGCCTGGGCGTACAGGACCTTGCCGGTCCCGGTGATCTTGAAGCGCTTCTTGGCGCCCGACTTGGTCTTGAGCTTGGGCATTTTGCTCTCCTGACGCGAACTCCACCGGGCCCTTGCGGGCCCGACGATCACGCGCGATCGATTGCGTGGAGCGAAACGAACCGCCACGGCAGCCCTCACGGCCGGGCGGTTCGGTCGAGGCGCGCGCTCTAGCACAGCCGGATGCGGCCCGCAATCGCGGCGTTCAGCCCGGAAACGGCTTCAAGGGAATCCTGTGGGCAGCGGGGGCCACGGCCTCGTCTTGTGCATCGCACCGGAACCATAACCGTGGCCCGGCGGTTCTGTTCATGTCCCGCTCAGGCCCGATCGTGCTTGTTCCCGCCAACGATTGGCGTCTTCAGGAGAACTCGTCGTGCGCATTGCCCAGATCGCCCCCCTCGCGGAGGCCGTCCCGCCCAAGTTCTACGGCGGCACCGAGCGCGTGGTCTCGTGGCTGACGGAGGAGCTGGTCCGGCAGGGCCACGACGTGACGCTGTTCGCGAGCGGCGATTCGGAGACGAGCGCCAAGCTCGTGGCCTGCGCACCCGAGGGCCTGCGGCTCGCCGGCATCCGCGACCACGTCGCGAGCCACCTCGCCATGCTGTATCACCTGCGCCGGCGGGCGGACGAGTTCGACATCATCCACTTCCACATCGACCTCCTGCAGTACCCGCTGTTCGAGGATCTGAACCACAAGTGCGTGACGACCCTGCACGGCCGTCTCGACGTGCCGGATTTCATGCCGGTGTACCGGACCTTCACGGGCATGCCGCTGGTGTCGATCTCCGACCACCAGCGCGGCCCGATGCCCGCGAACGCCAACTGGCTGGCGACGATCCATCACGGCCTGCCCGCCGAGAATTGCCGCTTCTCGCCCGAGCCGAAGGACGGCGGCTATCTCGCCTTCCTCGGCCGCATCTCGCCGGAGAAGCGTCCCGACCGCGCCATCGAGATGGCCAAGCGCTCCGGCGTGAAGCTCAAGATCGCCGCCAAGGTCGACAAGGCCGACCAGGATTACTGGGACGAGGTCATCGAGCCGATGACCCATCATCCGCTCGTCGAGTATATCGGCGAGATCAACGAGGATCAGAAGCACGACTTCCTCGGCAACGCGCTGGCGCTCGCCTTCCCGATCGACTGGCCGGAGCCCTTCGGCCTGGTGATGATCGAGGCGATGTCGGCAGGCACCCCGGTGATCGCGTGGCGCAACGGCTCGGTGCCGGAGGTGATCAAGGACGGCGTGTCGGGCGTGGTGGTCTCGTCGATGGACGAGGCCGTCGCGGCGGTCGAGACCGTGAAGAGCATGAGCCGCCATGCGGTGCGGCGCTATTTCGACACCCGCTTCACCGCGACCGTGATGGCGCGCGCCTATCTCAACGCCTACGAGTCGCTGCTGGCGGCGGAGACCGATGCGATCAAGGTGCCGGGCCTCGCGCTCGGCCAGGGCCGCGAGATCACGGGCGCCGTGAACGGCGTGCACGGAGCGACGCCGGCCGGCCTCTGGCCACTCTGATCGGCCCCGGCTCGATCGAAGGCCCGGCCTCCCGACGGAGGCCGGGCCTTCGCCGTTTCAGGACGGGCGATCGTCGAGACGACCGGCCTCCCCTGGCGCAGGCCGCAGGATGGCCCACATTGGCGGGCGTATGGGGCACTCCGCGCGCTGATTCGCGCTTCGCCCCCCGATCCGCTCTCGAGACCTGGAGAACCACCCGGATGGTCGCGACCGTGCAGGACCCCTCCGCCCTTCTCTCCGGCTCACCCGACGACGAGCCCCTGCCCCAGTACCACATCGAGGCCCAGACCTCGCTCGTCGAGCGGCCCCTGCGCTCGCTCAAGCACGGCGACGCATTCGCGGTGCTCGACAGCTACGGCGATATCGGCGTGTTTCCGGGACCCGAGGGCCTCTATTTCCAGGACACGCGCTTCCTCTCGCGGCTCGAACTGACGGTCGAGGGCCAGCGGCCCCTCCTGCTCGGCTCGGTGATCCAGGACGACAACGGCGCGCTCTCGGTCGACATGACCACGCCGGACATCCGGATCGATGCCGGCGACGAGACCTCGATCCCGCGTGAGATCATCGCGCTGGAGCGCACCAAGTTCATGTTCCGGGGCACCTGCTACGACCGCATCGGGCTTCGCAACTACGACACCAAGCCCCGCCACCTGCGGCTCGCCCTCACCTTCGACGCGGATTTCCGCGACCTGTTCGAGGTCCGCGGCAGCAGCCGTGAGCGGCGCGGCCAGCGCAGCGTCGCGGTGACGCGCCCCGACGAGGTGACCTTCCGCTACCTCGGCCTCGACAACCGGCTGCGCACCACCCGCCTCCGCTTCGGCCCGACGCCCGCCCTGATCGAGGGGCACCGGGCCGAGTTCGAGGTCCGCCTCGCGCCCGGAGGCCGGACCTCGGTCTTCGTGCGTGCCATCTTCGATGCGAGCGATGTCAAGGCCGACACCCTCGTCGCCGTGACGGGCAGCGCGCTCCCCATCACCTCGCCGGTCTACCCGACCCCCCGCCGCGAGGATGGTCACGCCAAGGGCGAGGGCATGGCCTTCGCGCTCGCCTACCGGGACGCCCGCCGCGACCTGCGCGCCGCCACCGCCAACATCACCACCATCGAGAGCTCGAACGACCAGTTCAACGAGGCGGCCTGCCGGGCGACCGCCGATCTGTACATGCTGGCGACCCGCACGTCCCATGGGATCTACCCCTATGCGGGCATCCCCTGGTACAGCACGGTCTTCGGGCGCGACGGCATCATCACGGCGATGATGACGCTCTGGATCGACCCCACCATCGCTAGGGGCGTGCTGCGCTTCCTCGCGGCGACGCAGGCCCGGACCAACAACCCGGCCGCCGACGCCCAGCCCGGCAAGATCCTGCACGA
Encoded here:
- the pheS gene encoding phenylalanine--tRNA ligase subunit alpha — its product is MTDLQSLESDLLAQVQGAPDEAALEGVRVAALGKKGAVSELLKTLGAMSPEERKERGPLINGLRDRVHGAILARRETLAEAALEARLAAERIDVTLPVREGPETRGRVHPITQVIDEITAIFGDMGFSIAEGPDIETDELNFTALNFPEGHPAREMHDTFFLPPGRDGTRKLLRTHTSPVQVRTMRAQEPPIRVICPGRTYRHDSDQTHTPMFHQVEGLVIDRSANLAHLKWILEEFCKAFFEVESVKMRFRPSFFPFTEPSAEVDIQCSRQGGEIRFGEGNDWLEILGCGMVHPNVLRHCGLDPDQVQGFAWGLGIDRIAMLKYGMPDLRPFFEADMRWLDHYGFRPLDIPSLVGGLTG
- the rpmI gene encoding 50S ribosomal protein L35; translation: MPKLKTKSGAKKRFKITGTGKVLYAQAGKRHGMIKRTTKQIRNLRGTTTLFEGDAANVKKFFLPNG
- a CDS encoding amylo-alpha-1,6-glucosidase, with translation MVATVQDPSALLSGSPDDEPLPQYHIEAQTSLVERPLRSLKHGDAFAVLDSYGDIGVFPGPEGLYFQDTRFLSRLELTVEGQRPLLLGSVIQDDNGALSVDMTTPDIRIDAGDETSIPREIIALERTKFMFRGTCYDRIGLRNYDTKPRHLRLALTFDADFRDLFEVRGSSRERRGQRSVAVTRPDEVTFRYLGLDNRLRTTRLRFGPTPALIEGHRAEFEVRLAPGGRTSVFVRAIFDASDVKADTLVAVTGSALPITSPVYPTPRREDGHAKGEGMAFALAYRDARRDLRAATANITTIESSNDQFNEAACRATADLYMLATRTSHGIYPYAGIPWYSTVFGRDGIITAMMTLWIDPTIARGVLRFLAATQARTNNPAADAQPGKILHETRHGEMANLGEVPFALYYGTIDATPLFVMLAGQYFEQTGDKDTIQAIWPNILAALEWIDTYGDRDGDGFVEYARETDKGLANQGWKDSHDSIFHADGRMAQGPIALCEVQGYVYAAKRAASKLAATLGNAALAERLKDAAERLRVAFDEAFFVPEIGTYALALDGEKRPCAVRASNAGHALFTGIALPERAAGVAEVLMSKDGFNGWGVRTIAQGEARYNPMSYHNGSIWPHDNAIVALGLARYGYKAEAARVFEGQHGASLYEDGRRLPELFCGFTQRKQRGPTNYPVACSPQAWAAAAPFAFLAACLGLELRHDRNRIRFRDPILPAFLDRVLIRNLKLGPSRVDLLLHRHGLDVTVNVLRRTGDAQVVLLK
- the rplT gene encoding 50S ribosomal protein L20, with translation MARVKRGVTSHAKHKKVLKAAKGYYGRRKNTIRIAKQAVEKGLQYAYRDRKNRKRSFRALWIQRLNAAVREHGLTYSRFIDGLAKAGIVVDRKALSELAIHEPAAFSAVVEKAKAALPAETAKAA
- a CDS encoding glycosyltransferase family 4 protein translates to MRIAQIAPLAEAVPPKFYGGTERVVSWLTEELVRQGHDVTLFASGDSETSAKLVACAPEGLRLAGIRDHVASHLAMLYHLRRRADEFDIIHFHIDLLQYPLFEDLNHKCVTTLHGRLDVPDFMPVYRTFTGMPLVSISDHQRGPMPANANWLATIHHGLPAENCRFSPEPKDGGYLAFLGRISPEKRPDRAIEMAKRSGVKLKIAAKVDKADQDYWDEVIEPMTHHPLVEYIGEINEDQKHDFLGNALALAFPIDWPEPFGLVMIEAMSAGTPVIAWRNGSVPEVIKDGVSGVVVSSMDEAVAAVETVKSMSRHAVRRYFDTRFTATVMARAYLNAYESLLAAETDAIKVPGLALGQGREITGAVNGVHGATPAGLWPL